Proteins encoded by one window of Candidatus Hydrogenedentota bacterium:
- a CDS encoding response regulator, with protein sequence MEAKQSFSTSDVAKYCYVTADTIRKWAEAGHLTVFRTPGGHRRIHREELLRFMKENKIPLPSDLDDPGVRVLIVDDEKAVISVIRRFLEKEKTAFHIESATDGFDAGRLIVSFQPDIVFLDLRLPNINGFEVCRRIKQNQITKHIHVVAMTGYYQGEAAQQVLELGATLLLQKPFTSSDLEQALEKAGVDLKK encoded by the coding sequence ATGGAAGCCAAACAATCATTTAGTACTTCTGATGTGGCGAAGTATTGTTATGTGACTGCTGACACGATCCGGAAATGGGCAGAAGCAGGACATTTAACTGTGTTCAGAACTCCCGGCGGTCATCGTCGAATTCATCGTGAAGAGCTGCTGCGCTTTATGAAAGAAAACAAGATTCCGCTTCCTTCGGATCTGGACGATCCGGGTGTGCGCGTCTTGATTGTAGATGATGAAAAGGCTGTTATTTCAGTGATACGCCGTTTTTTAGAAAAAGAAAAAACCGCCTTTCATATCGAGTCTGCTACCGACGGCTTCGATGCGGGTCGGCTTATTGTATCTTTTCAGCCTGATATTGTTTTCTTGGATTTGCGTTTACCCAATATCAACGGTTTTGAGGTTTGCAGACGGATCAAACAAAATCAGATCACAAAACACATCCATGTTGTCGCTATGACCGGTTATTATCAGGGAGAAGCGGCACAACAAGTTTTGGAACTCGGCGCGACATTGCTCCTGCAAAAGCCCTTCACATCTTCCGACCTTGAGCAAGCCTTGGAAAAGGCCGGCGTTGATCTAAAGAAATAA